In Eucalyptus grandis isolate ANBG69807.140 chromosome 4, ASM1654582v1, whole genome shotgun sequence, the following proteins share a genomic window:
- the LOC104442025 gene encoding uncharacterized protein LOC104442025, with protein MQHFKLAIENQDSAVWEIKPKNRRIMGGGGPDEEDNNRWPQWLKPLLQESFFVQCKIHADSHKSECNMFCLDCVNGPLCSLCLASHKDHRTIQIRRSSYHDVIRVSEIQKVLDITGVQTYIINSARVVFLNERPQPRPGKGVTNTCEVCERSLLDSFRFCSLGCKIVGTSKNFVKEKRNLRRSSMVSDDDSEDSYSSSSRPAGAGGHGGRRRASKKVQSFSPSTPPATAPSFRIAKRRKGIPHRSPTGGFVIEY; from the exons ATGCAGCATTTCAAGCTGGCGATCGAGAACCAGGACAGCGCTGTCTGGGAAATCAAGCCTAAGAACAGGCGAATCATG GGCGGTGGCGGTCCCGACGAAGAAGACAACAATAGGTGGCCACAATGGTTGAAGCCTCTGCTCCAAGAGAGCTTCTTCGTACAATGCAAGATACACGCGGATTCTCACAAGAGCGAGTGCAACATGTTTTGCTTGGATTGCGTCAACGGCCCTCTCTGCTCTCTCTGCCTCGCTTCTCACAAGGATCATCGCACAATACAG ATAAGGAGGTCGTCGTACCATGATGTGATCAGAGTCTCGGAGATACAGAAGGTATTGGACATCACAGGGGTTCAGACCTACATCATAAACAGCGCGAGGGTCGTCTTCTTGAACGAGCGGCCTCAGCCTAGGCCTGGCAAAGGCGTCACCAACACTTGCGAGGTGTGCGAGCGAAGCCTCCTCGATTCCTTCCGGTTCTGCTCTCTGGGCTGCAAG ATTGTGGGGACATCGAAGAATTTCGTGAAGGAGAAGAGGAACCTCAGGAGGTCGTCAATGGTGTCTGACGACGACTCCGAAGACTCgtacagcagcagcagccgcccCGCTGGTGCCGGCGGCCATGGGGGGCGGCGCAGGGCGAGCAAGAAAGTCCAGAGCTTCAGCCCGTCGACGCCCCCTGCGACGGCCCCGAGTTTCCGGATTGCCAAGCGGAGGAAGGGGATTCCCCACCGATCCCCGACCGGGGGATTCGTCATAGAATATTAG